In the Chaetodon trifascialis isolate fChaTrf1 chromosome 15, fChaTrf1.hap1, whole genome shotgun sequence genome, ggaggaggagcagcagaggagaggaagcccCTTTGCTCCACAGGCTCAAAGACTTTAACtgccactgctgtgtgtgcctgtcaCTGCAGACACTGGCAGTGGGAAAGATAAACAAAGCTTTGATTTCTAATTTCTTCCCTCTGTGGATTCCTAAAAATAAGGAGGAACAGAAAAGAGCTCACagtctgtgtggctgcagttcTACGACTTGTGGGTTAGTCAGCAGTTTTCTACCATGTTTGTACTGTTCATCACACTGAATATCTAAATGCTCATCACACCCAGAGTCCAGCAGAGGTGCCGAGCTGGAACATGGTGCTGCTTCTTTCAGGATATTCACGTTTCCTCCGGTCATGTGACTGCATCATTGACACCAGGCCAGTGCTTCTTCTGTTCTGCTAATTCTAGTAAgtctgacagtgaaaacaataaacagaaCAAGTGATGAATGccagtgaaaatgtaaattaatgCTGCCTGTCCTCAAACTGCAGGAATTAATCAGAACCCAAATCCACCCTGTGATAGTTTGTATTCTACTTGAAACACCACCTACAATATATCACGCCTGTCAGTTTAGacttttaaacacacatttgtggttttgtgccAACATTTTAAATCCTGGAAGTTGTTCATTACCAGCTGTGTGAGGAGGCCCTGTACTGAATCTCAATACACTGATGATTCAAATTTTACTGAAGAGGATGTGAGGGGGTGCTGGAGTCAAGCTCAGAGGAAGCATCTCATTGTTTTGGGACAGTCAGTGGACACCGTCTGAACATCATCTCAATCTGCACAGTGTGTACAAATAAATGTTCTTGTTAGAGATTTGCCTAATACTTTCATGTCACTACCACAGCGAGCTAGCTACACCTGATGGCGGACAATTGTAACTGAACCAAACACATGATATCCAACAGTATAtctttatattgtttattgGTCACAACAGTCACATATTCAacaacagagagctgagagTAGAAAGAGCAGGGAGAACAAGGAGATTCAAGTTCAACCCCTGAAGGTCTGATGGCTGCTGAAGGGGCTTAGTGGTACTTCCTCCAGCGATCATGTTCTAgaagagaagatggagaaaagaaTAGTTCATAACTAAAATATCAGATGTGACATTTATGCTTCAAAAAACTTCACAGGACAAGGTGGAACATGCTCAACAAGGCGTGTATGCATTTCTTACTGAGGTGGTCGTAGCTCCACATGTAGCTGATGGTAATGTAGCCAGCCAGCAGCATAGCTATGCCACCAATGCCTCCCTTCTTCACATTGATGTACTTGTTGTAGTATCTATCATGGCCTGGGAGAGAAgaaggcaaaaaaagaaagcagcatAAACCACAACAGAACAACAGCCTGCTGTGCAGCATCATCTTCACATTATGAACGATGTGAGCGACTACTCCTGAGGAGCTGAATAAAACGCTACAGCACTGATTTTAACAGCATGTGAGCGAACATGGTGAAAGGTCTAAAGGTTTTTTTGGGGATCCAAAACAAAGTGTCAGAACAGATTTCCTCACCCCTGCGGACGGATGAGATGATGCCATTGGGACTGAAGTCTCGACCTCCGATCCAGGTTCCCAGCTCTCCCAGTTTCACATCCATCAGTCGCTTCTCGATTATGGGAACTGGCCACAGGTGGAGAGACAGTTTGATTACATGTTGTCCATAATGAGCCACGCAGGCTGCAGCTCTGGTAATGTCCTCTGACTTAGGCAGGGGGGTCATTTAACACTTTTAATAAGCCACAGCTCATAAAACGGTATATGCAGCTAAAGATGACTGACCACTTAACTGATGAGTTGATTAACAGTTTCGATCAATGATTAGCTTAATTAGCAACGATATTTGACTTTTAAAGGCAGTGTTCAGATGTCACCTTGAACTCTAAAGACTTCTTCAAGAGTTTTTAAACAACACTATTATTCTAACAATATATCGGCAGACTAATcaatactgaaaataatcagcaattGAAGCCCTATATTCTGTGACAACAACTCCACCTCTGAAATGTCAGAAAGAAAAAGTATTGAATCTATAAAATGAAGTTGCAGCTGCTCATATTGTCACTCAAATACACTGTTTGTTACTTTCCACCTAAACTGTGGGGCCACATTTCACATCCACCAGGTGTGGAGCTGCTTTACAATAACTACGTATTCTTGGCATTTCCTTCAAAACACACCATAAAGCAAAGCAGGGTCTTCCGTGTTTTAGTTTTTTCAGGTTAATTTGTTTTGGATTCAAATTAACACGATAATATCGCTTGCAGTTGAAGTTTACACTGTGCGCTAAAGCTACCGTGCAAGCTCGCTAAGAGATAACATAACTTAGAAATGCAAAGACAACGTTTTAAAATAGCTTCATTCACTatgcaaaacaaatgtaacGTCTCTGATCGCTGATCATGACAATTAAATGTTCAGAGGCGACTCGCAGATTCATTTTAACTGTAAAACTAGCAATGACACGCAAAGTCCTTGACGTGACTCAAAGGATTAAATGCGGCCTTCGGTCACACAAAGATCTTCAGGTGACTCATTAACGGCCtgtctgacagaaacacacaaaccgTCTGAGAAAACGTTAAAGttgaccaaaaacaaaagacataacggagcacatttacatttatttttaacagaGGACACGCTATTTTACCTGGTCTGTCCGCCATCTTGACTGGTGCAGAGAACTCGCAGGAAGGGATGATGGGAATTAAACGGAGGAGGTGCATTATGGGAGGAGGTGTAGTTTTTTAACGTCTCCGCTTGAGGGcagcaaaagaaatgaaaccACACGTCTAATAATTACGCCGGAAGGCTTGTCAGACACAACACAACGCACAGAACGACGACAATCATAAAAGCACAGGCAAGCTGCGTTTAAAGACCGTGTTTTCAGACAAGCCCTGAGGAGCACTTACCTAAAGCCAGCTAAAAACAGCCCTGCCATGAATCCTCCCTCCATGAAGattgaaatgttcagttttgttgaaACGGAACAGCTGGAATGggcattttcaacattttgtcaacTAAACAGTAATCAATAAAGAATATTTTTTGATTGCAGCCGTACTGCATGTTATGAGCAATAACTAACTAACACTAACTCCATCCCTCACTGTTACAGGGttacaggaatactacaggcagcagaaTGCCTTGATGATCCTTAGACTCTCTGACACGTCTCTATGGAGTATATGGCctacaatataatatataattgaGTATTCATACTATGTATTTCAGAGAACATTATAGATCCAAGATAAAACTGACAGAAGCGTGGGACTGAGATTGAAACATGTAAATACAAATCCATTTGCtattcagcaccacagacagcaccatggatttatcaacacacagcacagttaggccactgatatttcagagccataGAGTTTAACTTGctcaaacctcagtcagatgaAGCATCagtgagtcaggcagactagactaacatattcaactaaacaacccctctgctcctgctctctctgctaCCAGGGGTTGGATGGCAGGTTAACAACAgggatgcattttggtcattttgctaacaagctGGATGACGTCCCCACTCAAAACACCTACTGGCTACAAGCAGACATTGCTTAATATTGAGGGGGAACTGCTCTCC is a window encoding:
- the atp5mf gene encoding ATP synthase subunit f, mitochondrial gives rise to the protein MADRPVPIIEKRLMDVKLGELGTWIGGRDFSPNGIISSVRRGHDRYYNKYINVKKGGIGGIAMLLAGYITISYMWSYDHLKHDRWRKYH